The proteins below are encoded in one region of Saccopteryx leptura isolate mSacLep1 chromosome 1, mSacLep1_pri_phased_curated, whole genome shotgun sequence:
- the CSRNP2 gene encoding cysteine/serine-rich nuclear protein 2 isoform X2 — protein sequence MDEFTGSGLKRKFHDVDVGSSVSNSDDEISSSDSADSCDSLNPPTTASFTPTSILKRQKQLRRKNVRFDQLTKNGTVESVEADGLTLDDVSDEDIDVENVEVDDYFFLQPLPTKRRRALLRASGVHRIDAEEKQELRAIRLSREECGCDCRLYCDPEVCACSQAGIKCQVDRMSFPCGCSRDGCGNMAGRIEFNPIRVRTHYLHTIMKLELESKRQVSRPPAPDEEPSPTANCSLTGAQGSETQDFQEFIAENETAVMHLQSAEELERLKAEEDSSGSSASLDSSIESLGMCILEEPLAVPEELCPGLTAPILIQAQLTPGSSVLCFAENSDHPAASAVTNPSYLNSGPLVYYQVEQRPVLGMKGEPSTGEVQPSSPKEKDLNVFSLPVTSLVACSPTDPADLCKPEVGKTSTLEVLVPENCNPVEPENEDFRPSWSPSNLLLSTDSEEGCVVVKTSQQSEDRPPEDSSLEPPLAV from the exons ATGGATGAATTCACGGGCTCGGGTCTCAAGAGGAAGTTTCATGATGTGGATGTGGGCTCATCAGTGTCCAACTCAGACGATGAGATCTCCAGCAGTGACAGTGCCGACAGCTGTGACAGCCTTAATCCTCCTACAACTGCCAGCTTTACAC CCACATCCATCCTGAAGCGGCAGAAGCAGCTGCGGAGGAAGAATGTACGTTTTGACCAG CTGACCAAGAATGGGACAGTGGAGTCAGTGGAGGCTGATGGCCTGACACTGGATGATGTTTCTGATGAAGATATTGATGTGGAAAATGTGGAAGTGGATGATTACTTTTTCCTGCAGCCTCTGCCCACCAAACGGCGACGTGCACTGCTGAGGGCTTCTGGGGTGCACCGCATTGATGCTGAAGAGAAGCAGGAGCTTCGAGCCATCCGCCTGTCACGGGAAGAGTGTGGCTGTGACTGTCGGCTATACTGTGACCCAGAAGTGTGTGCTTGTAGCCAAGCTGGGATTAAATGCCAG GTGGATCGTATGTCCTTTCCATGTGGCTGCTCCCGTGATGGCTGTGGGAACATGGCTGGGCGCATTGAATTTAATCCAATCCGGGTCCGGACTCATTACCTCCACACCATCATGAAGCTGGAACTGGAGAGCAAGCGGCAGGTGAGCCGCCCTCCCGCGCCAGATGAGGAGCCCTCACCCACTGCCAACTGCAGCCTGACaggagcacagggctctgagacACAGGACTTCCAGGAGTTCATCGCTGAGAATGAGACAGCAGTGATGCACCTTCAGAGTGCGGAGGAACTGGAGCGGCTCAAGGCAGAGGAAGATTCCAGCGGCTCTAGTGCCAGCCTGGACTCTAGCATAGAAAGCCTGGGCATGTGCATACTGGAGGAGCCCCTAGCTGTTCCTGAAGAGCTGTGCCCAGGCCTGACAGCCCCCATTCTCATCCAGGCTCAGCTGACCCCAGGCTCCTCTGTCCTATGTTTTGCGGAGAACTCGGACCACCCAGCTGCCTCAGCAGTGACCAACCCATCCTACTTGAACAGTGGGCCCCTGGTCTACTATCAGGTGGAGCAGAGGCCAGTTCTGGGGATGAAAGGAGAGCCTAGTACAGGAGAAGTTCAACCCTCTTCCCCCAAGGAAAAGGATCTCAatgtcttttctctccctgttaCCTCACTGGTGGCTTGTAGCCCCACAGACCCAGCAGACCTCTGTAAACCAGAAGTTGGGAAAACTTCCACTCTAGAAGTGCTAGTGCCCGAAAATTGTAACCCTGTGGAGCCGGAGAATGAAGACTTCCGCCCCTCGTGGTCCCCCTCGAACCTCCTCTTGAGCACAGACAGTGAAGAGGGCTGTGTGGTGGTGAAGACGTCACAGCAGAGTGAGGACCGGCCCCCTGAAGATTCTTCTCTGGAACCCCCTCTGGCAGTGTGA
- the LETMD1 gene encoding LETM1 domain-containing protein 1 isoform X1, translating into MALSRVCWARTVMWGSTVTPGSYVTRRLQLVRSGLAWGPPWSSKLHVSPKTNVKSLISYVVAKTKVINGKYHRFLDRHFPRFYVLYTTFMKGLQMIWADAKKARRIKTNMWKHNIKFHQLSYREMEHLRQFRRDITKCLFVGILSIPPFANYLVFLLMYLFPRQLLIQHFWTPKQQIDFLNIYHAIRKQSHPDILCYLEKIIPLISDEGLQWHMTELCAKIQRGTHPAVHDILALRECFSNHPLGLDQLHALQMKALSRAMFLTPYLPSFLLRRRLKTHTTVIHQLDKALAKLGISHLTAQEVRSACYVRGLNSTLVAEERCRTWLAEWLQISCNLKAELSLLLHNVVLLSINYE; encoded by the exons ATGGCGCTCTCCAGGGTGTGCTGGGCTCGGACTGTTATGTGGGGTTCGACGGTTACTCCTGGATCTTATGTCACCCGAAGGCTGCAACTTGTTCGCTCTGGACTGGCCTGGGGGCCCCCTTG GTCTTCAAAGCTTCACGTTTCTCCAAAGACAAATGTGAAGAGCTTAATCTCTTACGTGGTGGCTAAGACAAAAGTGATTAATGGAAAATACCATCGGTTTTTGGATCGTCATTTTCCCCGCTTCTATGTCCTGTACACAACCTTCatgaaag GATTGCAGATGATATGGGCTGATGCCAAAAAGGctagaagaataaagacaaatatGTGGAAGCATAATATAAAGTTTCATCAACTTTCATACCGGGAGATGGAGCATTTGAGACAG TTCCGTCGAGACATCACCAAGTGCCTTTTTGTAGGTATTCTTTCCATTCCGCCCTTTGCCAACTATCTGGTCTTCTTGCTAAT GTACCTGTTTCCTAGGCAATTACTGATCCAACATTTCTGGACCCCAAAGCAACAAATTGATTTCTTAAATATCTATCATGCTATCCGGAAACAGTCCCACCCAGATATACTTTGTTATTTGGAAAAAATTATCCCTCTTATTTCTGATGAAGGACTTCAGTGGCATATGACAGAGCTGTGCGCCAAG ATACAGCGTGGTACCCATCCAGCAGTACATGATATCCTGGCTCTGAGAGAGTGTTTCTCTAACCATCCTCTGGGCCTGGACCAACTCCATGCTTTGCAAATG AAAGCCTTGAGTCGAGCCATGTTTCTCACACCTTACCTGCCTTCTTTCTTGTTGAGACGCCGTTTAAAGACTCATACCACTGTGATTCACCAACTGGACAAGGCTTTGGCAAAGCTGGGGATTAGCCATCTGACTGCTCAGGAAGTGAGATCG GCTTGTTATGTTCGTGGCTTAAATTCTACCCTTGTTGCTGAAGAGAGGTGTCGAACTTGGCTGGCAGAATGGCTGCAGATTTCCTGCAACCTGAAAG CTGAACTGTCCCTTTTGCTACACAACGTGGTCCTGCTTTCCATCAACTACGAATGA
- the LETMD1 gene encoding LETM1 domain-containing protein 1 isoform X2: MYLFPRQLLIQHFWTPKQQIDFLNIYHAIRKQSHPDILCYLEKIIPLISDEGLQWHMTELCAKIQRGTHPAVHDILALRECFSNHPLGLDQLHALQMKALSRAMFLTPYLPSFLLRRRLKTHTTVIHQLDKALAKLGISHLTAQEVRSACYVRGLNSTLVAEERCRTWLAEWLQISCNLKEAELSLLLHNVVLLSINYE, encoded by the exons AT GTACCTGTTTCCTAGGCAATTACTGATCCAACATTTCTGGACCCCAAAGCAACAAATTGATTTCTTAAATATCTATCATGCTATCCGGAAACAGTCCCACCCAGATATACTTTGTTATTTGGAAAAAATTATCCCTCTTATTTCTGATGAAGGACTTCAGTGGCATATGACAGAGCTGTGCGCCAAG ATACAGCGTGGTACCCATCCAGCAGTACATGATATCCTGGCTCTGAGAGAGTGTTTCTCTAACCATCCTCTGGGCCTGGACCAACTCCATGCTTTGCAAATG AAAGCCTTGAGTCGAGCCATGTTTCTCACACCTTACCTGCCTTCTTTCTTGTTGAGACGCCGTTTAAAGACTCATACCACTGTGATTCACCAACTGGACAAGGCTTTGGCAAAGCTGGGGATTAGCCATCTGACTGCTCAGGAAGTGAGATCG GCTTGTTATGTTCGTGGCTTAAATTCTACCCTTGTTGCTGAAGAGAGGTGTCGAACTTGGCTGGCAGAATGGCTGCAGATTTCCTGCAACCTGAAAG AAGCTGAACTGTCCCTTTTGCTACACAACGTGGTCCTGCTTTCCATCAACTACGAATGA
- the LETMD1 gene encoding LETM1 domain-containing protein 1 isoform X4: protein MALSRVCWARTVMWGSTVTPGSYVTRRLQLVRSGLAWGPPWSSKLHVSPKTNVKSLISYVVAKTKVINGKYHRFLDRHFPRFYVLYTTFMKVPSRHHQVPFCRYSFHSALCQLSGLLANIQRGTHPAVHDILALRECFSNHPLGLDQLHALQMKALSRAMFLTPYLPSFLLRRRLKTHTTVIHQLDKALAKLGISHLTAQEVRSACYVRGLNSTLVAEERCRTWLAEWLQISCNLKEAELSLLLHNVVLLSINYE, encoded by the exons ATGGCGCTCTCCAGGGTGTGCTGGGCTCGGACTGTTATGTGGGGTTCGACGGTTACTCCTGGATCTTATGTCACCCGAAGGCTGCAACTTGTTCGCTCTGGACTGGCCTGGGGGCCCCCTTG GTCTTCAAAGCTTCACGTTTCTCCAAAGACAAATGTGAAGAGCTTAATCTCTTACGTGGTGGCTAAGACAAAAGTGATTAATGGAAAATACCATCGGTTTTTGGATCGTCATTTTCCCCGCTTCTATGTCCTGTACACAACCTTCatgaaag TTCCGTCGAGACATCACCAAGTGCCTTTTTGTAGGTATTCTTTCCATTCCGCCCTTTGCCAACTATCTGGTCTTCTTGCTAAT ATACAGCGTGGTACCCATCCAGCAGTACATGATATCCTGGCTCTGAGAGAGTGTTTCTCTAACCATCCTCTGGGCCTGGACCAACTCCATGCTTTGCAAATG AAAGCCTTGAGTCGAGCCATGTTTCTCACACCTTACCTGCCTTCTTTCTTGTTGAGACGCCGTTTAAAGACTCATACCACTGTGATTCACCAACTGGACAAGGCTTTGGCAAAGCTGGGGATTAGCCATCTGACTGCTCAGGAAGTGAGATCG GCTTGTTATGTTCGTGGCTTAAATTCTACCCTTGTTGCTGAAGAGAGGTGTCGAACTTGGCTGGCAGAATGGCTGCAGATTTCCTGCAACCTGAAAG AAGCTGAACTGTCCCTTTTGCTACACAACGTGGTCCTGCTTTCCATCAACTACGAATGA
- the CSRNP2 gene encoding cysteine/serine-rich nuclear protein 2 isoform X1 — translation MDEFTGSGLKRKFHDVDVGSSVSNSDDEISSSDSADSCDSLNPPTTASFTPTSILKRQKQLRRKNVRFDQVTVYYFARRQGFTSVPSQGGSSLGMAQRHNSVRSYTLCEFAQEQEVNHREILREHLKEEKLHAKKMKLTKNGTVESVEADGLTLDDVSDEDIDVENVEVDDYFFLQPLPTKRRRALLRASGVHRIDAEEKQELRAIRLSREECGCDCRLYCDPEVCACSQAGIKCQVDRMSFPCGCSRDGCGNMAGRIEFNPIRVRTHYLHTIMKLELESKRQVSRPPAPDEEPSPTANCSLTGAQGSETQDFQEFIAENETAVMHLQSAEELERLKAEEDSSGSSASLDSSIESLGMCILEEPLAVPEELCPGLTAPILIQAQLTPGSSVLCFAENSDHPAASAVTNPSYLNSGPLVYYQVEQRPVLGMKGEPSTGEVQPSSPKEKDLNVFSLPVTSLVACSPTDPADLCKPEVGKTSTLEVLVPENCNPVEPENEDFRPSWSPSNLLLSTDSEEGCVVVKTSQQSEDRPPEDSSLEPPLAV, via the exons ATGGATGAATTCACGGGCTCGGGTCTCAAGAGGAAGTTTCATGATGTGGATGTGGGCTCATCAGTGTCCAACTCAGACGATGAGATCTCCAGCAGTGACAGTGCCGACAGCTGTGACAGCCTTAATCCTCCTACAACTGCCAGCTTTACAC CCACATCCATCCTGAAGCGGCAGAAGCAGCTGCGGAGGAAGAATGTACGTTTTGACCAGGTGACTGTGTACTACTTTGCCCGGCGCCAGGGTTTCACCAGTGTGCCCAGCCAGGGTGGTAGCTCTCTGGGCATGGCCCAGCGTCATAATTCTGTACGCAGCTACACACTCTGTGAGTTTGCTCAAGAGCAGGAGGTGAACCATCGGGAGATTCTTCGTGAACACCTGAAGGAGGAGAAACTCCATGCCAAGAAGATGAAG CTGACCAAGAATGGGACAGTGGAGTCAGTGGAGGCTGATGGCCTGACACTGGATGATGTTTCTGATGAAGATATTGATGTGGAAAATGTGGAAGTGGATGATTACTTTTTCCTGCAGCCTCTGCCCACCAAACGGCGACGTGCACTGCTGAGGGCTTCTGGGGTGCACCGCATTGATGCTGAAGAGAAGCAGGAGCTTCGAGCCATCCGCCTGTCACGGGAAGAGTGTGGCTGTGACTGTCGGCTATACTGTGACCCAGAAGTGTGTGCTTGTAGCCAAGCTGGGATTAAATGCCAG GTGGATCGTATGTCCTTTCCATGTGGCTGCTCCCGTGATGGCTGTGGGAACATGGCTGGGCGCATTGAATTTAATCCAATCCGGGTCCGGACTCATTACCTCCACACCATCATGAAGCTGGAACTGGAGAGCAAGCGGCAGGTGAGCCGCCCTCCCGCGCCAGATGAGGAGCCCTCACCCACTGCCAACTGCAGCCTGACaggagcacagggctctgagacACAGGACTTCCAGGAGTTCATCGCTGAGAATGAGACAGCAGTGATGCACCTTCAGAGTGCGGAGGAACTGGAGCGGCTCAAGGCAGAGGAAGATTCCAGCGGCTCTAGTGCCAGCCTGGACTCTAGCATAGAAAGCCTGGGCATGTGCATACTGGAGGAGCCCCTAGCTGTTCCTGAAGAGCTGTGCCCAGGCCTGACAGCCCCCATTCTCATCCAGGCTCAGCTGACCCCAGGCTCCTCTGTCCTATGTTTTGCGGAGAACTCGGACCACCCAGCTGCCTCAGCAGTGACCAACCCATCCTACTTGAACAGTGGGCCCCTGGTCTACTATCAGGTGGAGCAGAGGCCAGTTCTGGGGATGAAAGGAGAGCCTAGTACAGGAGAAGTTCAACCCTCTTCCCCCAAGGAAAAGGATCTCAatgtcttttctctccctgttaCCTCACTGGTGGCTTGTAGCCCCACAGACCCAGCAGACCTCTGTAAACCAGAAGTTGGGAAAACTTCCACTCTAGAAGTGCTAGTGCCCGAAAATTGTAACCCTGTGGAGCCGGAGAATGAAGACTTCCGCCCCTCGTGGTCCCCCTCGAACCTCCTCTTGAGCACAGACAGTGAAGAGGGCTGTGTGGTGGTGAAGACGTCACAGCAGAGTGAGGACCGGCCCCCTGAAGATTCTTCTCTGGAACCCCCTCTGGCAGTGTGA
- the LETMD1 gene encoding LETM1 domain-containing protein 1 isoform X3, with protein MALSRVCWARTVMWGSTVTPGSYVTRRLQLVRSGLAWGPPWSSKLHVSPKTNVKSLISYVVAKTKVINGKYHRFLDRHFPRFYVLYTTFMKGLQMIWADAKKARRIKTNMWKHNIKFHQLSYREMEHLRQFRRDITKCLFVGILSIPPFANYLVFLLMYLFPRQLLIQHFWTPKQQIDFLNIYHAIRKQSHPDILCYLEKIIPLISDEGLQWHMTELCAKIQRGTHPAVHDILALRECFSNHPLGLDQLHALQMKALSRAMFLTPYLPSFLLRRRLKTHTTVIHQLDKALAKLGISHLTAQEVRSACYVRGLNSTLVAEERCRTWLAEWLQISCNLKEAELSLLLHNVVLLSINYE; from the exons ATGGCGCTCTCCAGGGTGTGCTGGGCTCGGACTGTTATGTGGGGTTCGACGGTTACTCCTGGATCTTATGTCACCCGAAGGCTGCAACTTGTTCGCTCTGGACTGGCCTGGGGGCCCCCTTG GTCTTCAAAGCTTCACGTTTCTCCAAAGACAAATGTGAAGAGCTTAATCTCTTACGTGGTGGCTAAGACAAAAGTGATTAATGGAAAATACCATCGGTTTTTGGATCGTCATTTTCCCCGCTTCTATGTCCTGTACACAACCTTCatgaaag GATTGCAGATGATATGGGCTGATGCCAAAAAGGctagaagaataaagacaaatatGTGGAAGCATAATATAAAGTTTCATCAACTTTCATACCGGGAGATGGAGCATTTGAGACAG TTCCGTCGAGACATCACCAAGTGCCTTTTTGTAGGTATTCTTTCCATTCCGCCCTTTGCCAACTATCTGGTCTTCTTGCTAAT GTACCTGTTTCCTAGGCAATTACTGATCCAACATTTCTGGACCCCAAAGCAACAAATTGATTTCTTAAATATCTATCATGCTATCCGGAAACAGTCCCACCCAGATATACTTTGTTATTTGGAAAAAATTATCCCTCTTATTTCTGATGAAGGACTTCAGTGGCATATGACAGAGCTGTGCGCCAAG ATACAGCGTGGTACCCATCCAGCAGTACATGATATCCTGGCTCTGAGAGAGTGTTTCTCTAACCATCCTCTGGGCCTGGACCAACTCCATGCTTTGCAAATG AAAGCCTTGAGTCGAGCCATGTTTCTCACACCTTACCTGCCTTCTTTCTTGTTGAGACGCCGTTTAAAGACTCATACCACTGTGATTCACCAACTGGACAAGGCTTTGGCAAAGCTGGGGATTAGCCATCTGACTGCTCAGGAAGTGAGATCG GCTTGTTATGTTCGTGGCTTAAATTCTACCCTTGTTGCTGAAGAGAGGTGTCGAACTTGGCTGGCAGAATGGCTGCAGATTTCCTGCAACCTGAAAG AAGCTGAACTGTCCCTTTTGCTACACAACGTGGTCCTGCTTTCCATCAACTACGAATGA